The Tautonia plasticadhaerens nucleotide sequence ACCCCAACATCCAGCGTGCTTTGGACTGGATGGGGGCCAACTTCCGCGTCGACACCAACCTCGGTCGCGGGATCACCTGGAAATACTACTATCTCTACGGCCTCGAGCGTGCCGGCCGCCTCAGCGGCCAGCGTTACTTCGGCAGTCATGACTGGTACGTCGAGGGGGCCGAGGAGCTGGTCCACCTCCAGGACAAGCTGCTCGGCTCCTGGCCCGAGAACGCCGGTGAGGACAACTCCGTCCTCACCACCAGCTTCGCCCTGCTGTTCCTGGCCAAGGGGCGGGCGCCGGTGCTCATCAATAAGCTCCGCCACGGCACCGGGGACAACTGGGACATCCATCGGGAGGGGATCCGCAACCTCGTCGACGCCATCTCGACCGACTGGCAGACGCTGCTCACCTGGCAGGTGGTCAACCCGGACTTCGCCTCGGTCGAGGGGATGCTCCAGGCCCCCATCTGCTTCCTCAACTACCACGAGCCGATCGGGCTGGGGCCCGACGGCAAGCAGAACCTCCGCTCCTACGTCGAGCAGGGCGGCTTCCTCTTCGCAGAGGCCTGCTGCGGCAGCCAGGAGCACGACCAGGGCTTCCGCGCCTTCGTCGCCGAGCTGTTCCCCCCCGCCCAAGGCTATGAGTTGAAGCCCCTGAGCGCCGACCACCCGGTCTACCGCTCCCGACACGCGTTGAGCCCCGAGAGCGCCCCCCTCTACGGCATCGACCTGGGCTGCCGGACCGTGCTGATCTACAGCCCCAGGGACCTTTCGGGCTACTGGAACTTCATGGCGAGCCAGCCGGATAATCTGGCCGTGGGGCGGGCCACCCGGATCGGCGAGAACGTGATTGACTATGCCACCGGCCGGGAGCCACCCCCCGACAAGCTCGTCCCCCGCGACGTGATCGACTTCCAGCTCGAACTCCCCCGGCGGGGCGCCTTGCAGATCGCCAAGCTTCGCCACGCCGGCGGCTGGAACGTCGCCCCGCTGGCGATCCCGAACCTGACGACCATCCTCCGGGAGCGGATCGGCTACGACGTGGTCATCAACCACCGCGAGCTCCTGCCGGCCGACCCGAACCTGATCAACTTCCCGCTGATCTACATCCACGGCAACGCCGCCTTCTCGCTCTCCGAGTCCGACGTCGAGGCCCTCCGCATGCACCTCGACCCCGGCGGCGGCACCTTCTTCGCCGACGCCGCCTGCGGCAGCCCCGCCTTCGACGCCGCCTTCCGGCGCTTCGTCGCGGAGTTGTTGCCCGGCCGAGAGCTGGAGGTCATCCCGCCCGACGACGAACTCTACACCGCCCGGGTCGGCTTCGACCTCTCCGACGTCCAGTACACCAAGGCCGCCGGGGGCGGCAAGGACCTCCCCCGGCTGGAGGGGGTCAAGGTCGACGGCCACTGGGCCGTCATCTACTCCCCCTACGACGTCGGCTGTGCCCTGGAACGCCAGCAGGGGCTCGATTGCAAGGGGTACTCGCACGAGAGCGCCATGAGGATCGCGGCCAACGTCGTCATCTATGCCACCTTGCCCTGACTCGGTACCCCCGACGGCCGAGGACCGGACGGTCATCGGCCGTCGACCATCCCCGACTCCGCCGCCAGCCGATCGACCCGGCGGATGTACGCGGCCGAGTCGAACTTGCGTCGGGTGCTCTCGTAGCTCATGGAGCGGATCTTGCCGAAGATCGGCCGGTCGGGCCAGGGACGATCGTGCCTGCCGCCGATCGCCCAGCAGATGCTGGCGTAGCCGTTCGGGTCGCGGCCGTCCATCTCGTAGCGGTCGTTCAGGTCGACGGTGACGGCGAAGGCCGTCTCCGCGTCCGGGGTCCATTCGAGGATCTTCTTGGCCCAGTACATCCTCGTGTAGTTGTGCATGCGTCCGGTGAGGACCATCTCCAGCTGTGAGGCGTTCCAGAGTGGGTCGTGCGTCCCCCCGGCCTCGAGTTGCTCGGCGGAGTAGAGGCGGGGGCGAGGGTCGTCGGCATGGTCGGCGAGCGTCCGCAGGCCCCAGTCGGGGCAGCCGGCCAACCGGTCGTACTCCGGGTTCCGCGCGACGAAGTTGCAGGCGAGGCCGCCCCGGACGATCAGCTCTTCCAGGAAGTCGTCGACGTTCTCCCTGCCGGCATCGCTCCCCATCGCTTCCAGGGCGCAGGTCAGCGGGCTGATGTGGCCGAAGTGCAAGTGGGCCGACAACTCGCTCGAGGCATAGATCGACGCCTCGTTGCGAAGTTCGGCATAGCGCGGCAACCGCTCGGAGACGAAGCGGCCGAGCCTCCGCCTCGCCTCGGCCGGGCCACCCTCGTAGCCGGGGACCTCCCCGACGCCGCCGACCCCGAGCTTCTTCAGCAGGGCGTCCGGGTCGGTATGCTCCCCCTGGGGGATCTTCCGACCCCGCCAAGAGGTCTCGGCCATCGGGGGAGGGCCGGGGGGCTTTAGGTAGTCGCCCCAGACCTTGTGGATCTTCGCCCGGATCGTCCGGGCGGCGTACTCCTGCTTCGGGAACAGGGACATGGGCACGACGACGTCGCCGTCAACGCAGCGGAACGGGATGTCGACCCGCTCGGCGACGTTCGATCGCCACCGCTGGCCCACCCGGATCGGGTTCTCGTCGCCGACGAGGATCGTCGGGGCCGCTTCCCCGCAGAGTCCGGGGATGACCTCATCGGGGGGGCCGAGCCGGAGCACGAACCTGACCCCACGCCGCGCCAGTCCCGCCTCGACTTCCGGCATCGCGTCGAGCAGGAACCGGTAGTGCCGCCGCTGGGCCCCCGGGTAGTTCGCCGTCAATCCGAAGGCGGCCAGTACCGGCAACCCCTGGGCATTGCCCAGGGCGATCGCCAGGTCGAGCGCAGGGTTGTCCTCGGCCCTCTGCGATCGCTGCATCCAGTAGATGACACATCTCCCCTCCGGAGACGGCCCGCCCTCGCGGAGGATTCGGACCCGGGGATCCGGCCTCAGCAATCCCTCGATCCCCGAGACTGATTCGCCCACCGTTTCCCGCCTCCCGGCACCGGAAGAGTGTCCCCGATTCCCGAGGTTCGATTGTAGTTCGCCGGCCAGGCGGTCGGACCCCGGTTGGGACGGACGTCGGGAGTCGGGCCGACCGGTCCCATCGCCCGACACCGAGGCCCGAGGTGCCCTGCTTATCGACCCGGGCCGATCACCTGGCCTCCGCGTTCGCGTGGTCGGGATGCCTTCATTGATTTTTCGCATCATCTTCATGAATCGGTCCCGGGAGGTGATTACACTATCACCAATGCGATCGGATCGCACCTTTGCGTATCGTCCACCAGCCCGAGCGGTCCGGCGACGTGGCCGACCACCCGTGGCGACTCACCCCGGTACCTTGCCTCCCCCCGCCGCGCAGACCGGCGGCGGGGCGCCGGGATACGAGAGACCGACCGGATCGATCCCCCTCATCCGATTGTGAACTCCGCCTCCTGCACCCCGAGGTTACGCCCCATGCGACCCCACCCGCCGGCCGGAGACGCTCGAGGCTTCACGCTGATCGAGCTGCTCGTCGTCATCGCCATCATCGGCGTGCTGATCGCCCTGCTGCTGCCCGCCGTGCAGTCGGCCCGGGAGTCCGCCCGACGGGCCCAGTGCACCAACAACCTCAAGCAGATCGGCCTGGCCCTGGCGAACTACGAGAGTTCGCTCGGCGGCTTCCCCCCCGGCCGGCTCCATCCGGACCGGACCGACTCGGCCGGCGGCCCGGTGACCTCGCAGTACTCCAGTTACGCGTCGACGCCCGGCAATTGGACCGGCAACGTCTCGGTCCACCGCCACATCCTCAATTTCATGGAGCAGGCCAACGCGTATAACGCGATGAACTTCTCCGTCCCCAACTCGAACCGGCTGACGGTCAACGGCGTGGTGAGCAACCCGAACTACACGGCCTACAACGTCGCCTTCAACACCTTCATCTGCCCGTCGGACGCCAACACCGGGCGGGTGGTCGGGGAGAATAACTACCGGTACAACTTCGGCGGCTCCTTCACCCATGGCGGGGCTTCGGACTGGAGCAACAACGCCGATCGGGGCGCCCTGGGGAATGGGGCCTTCACCTACGGCCCGTCGATCGCGTCCTCGGGGTTCAAGGACGGCCTGAGCAACACGGTCACCTTCTCCGAGCGGATCAAGGGAAGCGGCCTGGACCTCCGCTCCGCCCCGCCGACCAAAGCCGACATGATCACGTCTCCCCGCCGACAGACCGGGCCGATCTCCCTGGAAGAGCGCGACCTCCAGTTCCAGGCCTGCGCCAGCTATCTACCGGTGCCCGACACCAACGGGTTCCACTTCAATTCGATGGGCCGCTTCCTCGACGGCAGCGATTACGTCAACGGCTGGCCGACCTCGGCCTACTGCGGCTCGATCTACAACCACGTCGCCCCGCCGAACTGGAAGGGCCAGGATTGCGGCATGGCGAGCGCCATCGCCGACGTCCCCGGCGAGCACGCCATCGTCTCCGCCCGGAGCGACCACCCCGGGGGCGTCAATGTCCTACTCGGCGACGGCTCCGTCCGCTTCGTCAAGGACTCGGTGAACCTGGAGGCCTGGCGGGCCCTGGGTACCCGTAACGGCGGCGAGGTCATCAGCGCCGACCAGTTCTGACCCGCAACCTCCCGCGATGATCGCCGCCCATCGACGTCGCCCGTCGCAATCGATCCGCCGGGCGTCGTCCCATCCCTCCCGACCCCCGCTCCGCAGGACCGCGCCGATGCCTGAACGCGTCCCGACTCGATCGATCCTGCTGCTGTTCAGTCTGACCGGACTGCTCGGAGCCGGATGCGGCGGTCCCCGGGAGGTGGAGATCGCCCCCGAGGCCAACCCGACCTTCGGCGAGCACGGGGGCCCCCTCTCCGCCCTCCCCGGTGGCGGTTTTTTCGAGGTCACAACCGAGGCGGCCGGAGGGCAAGCCCGGTTGGTCGCCTACTTCTACTCCAGCGAGGCGATGGACGGCCCCCTCTCACCCCTCCCCTCCGACGTCCGGATCGACCTCGCGATGCCCGGCGGCGAGTCGACCAGCGTCACGTTGGCCGCCTCGGCTGGGGGAGGCGGGCGGGACCGGCCTGGCGTACGCTTCGCCTCCGAGCCGGGTGACTACGCCTTCGATCCCCTCGTCGGGACGCTGAACGCGACGATCGGCGGCCAGCCCGCGTCCGTCCCGTTCTCCGGCGCGCAGTCCTGATCCGGGCCGACCCTCACCCCGAAGGCCGGCCGATCCAAGCTCCATCATTCGCGGAGCCGGTGGGCGACCCGAGCCTCAGCCGACGACCCCGGGTCGCCTCGACCGATTGGCCGAGACGGTCTCCGGGTCGTTATACGGCCGCAAGGGCGGATCCCCGCGGAGCACCCTCGACACGTCCTCGGCCACCCAGGTCGCCATGTTCCTGAGGCTCTCGACCGTCTGGGCGGCGCTATGCGGGGTGAGCATCACGTCGGGGCGGCCGATCAGCGGGTGGTCCGCCGGGGGCGGCTCCTCGGCGAAGACGTCGGCCCCGTAACCCCAAAGCTTGCCGGCGTCGAGCGCCTCGGCCACCGCCCGCTCGTCGACGACAGGGCCACGGCAGGTGTTGATCAGGATGGCGTCGGGCCTCATCAGGGAGAGGGCCCGTCGGTCGATCATGCCCCGGGTGCCCTCGTCGAGCGGCACGTGCATCGTCACGTAGTCGGCCTCGAGCAACGCCGTCTCGAAGTCGACGCGGAGCGCCCCGGCGGCGTTCTCGACATCCTCGGGGGCCGGCACGATGTCGTTGTAGAGCACCCGCATCGAGAAGGCCGCATGGGCGATCCGGCCCACGACCCGACCGACGTTGCCGAAGCCGACGATGCCGATGGTCTTCTCGAAGATGTCGCGGCCCATGTGCTTGGTCCGATCCATGAACCGGCCCT carries:
- a CDS encoding deoxyribodipyrimidine photo-lyase, encoding MQRSQRAEDNPALDLAIALGNAQGLPVLAAFGLTANYPGAQRRHYRFLLDAMPEVEAGLARRGVRFVLRLGPPDEVIPGLCGEAAPTILVGDENPIRVGQRWRSNVAERVDIPFRCVDGDVVVPMSLFPKQEYAARTIRAKIHKVWGDYLKPPGPPPMAETSWRGRKIPQGEHTDPDALLKKLGVGGVGEVPGYEGGPAEARRRLGRFVSERLPRYAELRNEASIYASSELSAHLHFGHISPLTCALEAMGSDAGRENVDDFLEELIVRGGLACNFVARNPEYDRLAGCPDWGLRTLADHADDPRPRLYSAEQLEAGGTHDPLWNASQLEMVLTGRMHNYTRMYWAKKILEWTPDAETAFAVTVDLNDRYEMDGRDPNGYASICWAIGGRHDRPWPDRPIFGKIRSMSYESTRRKFDSAAYIRRVDRLAAESGMVDGR
- a CDS encoding DUF4159 domain-containing protein, with amino-acid sequence MRCSWGRGGRLSASAAVAIALVVGPWAARPARAEVTSEQVAQAIADGIRFLKGAQLRDGSWPEFNVPRYVTGTTSLATLSLLTAGVPKDDPSIVAALRYLEQFPARQLNQVYTVSLQTMVYAAADPDKYRVRLRENVEWLEAAQIRPEDRVDGVGAWTYTVQKGQSADNSNAQYALLGLNTAAEVGIEVDDRVWDLAREYWEEAQRISGGWSYTLRGDNRVSASMTTAGISSLVIAGLRRIQSRELLVGDEIRNCGEGGINPNIQRALDWMGANFRVDTNLGRGITWKYYYLYGLERAGRLSGQRYFGSHDWYVEGAEELVHLQDKLLGSWPENAGEDNSVLTTSFALLFLAKGRAPVLINKLRHGTGDNWDIHREGIRNLVDAISTDWQTLLTWQVVNPDFASVEGMLQAPICFLNYHEPIGLGPDGKQNLRSYVEQGGFLFAEACCGSQEHDQGFRAFVAELFPPAQGYELKPLSADHPVYRSRHALSPESAPLYGIDLGCRTVLIYSPRDLSGYWNFMASQPDNLAVGRATRIGENVIDYATGREPPPDKLVPRDVIDFQLELPRRGALQIAKLRHAGGWNVAPLAIPNLTTILRERIGYDVVINHRELLPADPNLINFPLIYIHGNAAFSLSESDVEALRMHLDPGGGTFFADAACGSPAFDAAFRRFVAELLPGRELEVIPPDDELYTARVGFDLSDVQYTKAAGGGKDLPRLEGVKVDGHWAVIYSPYDVGCALERQQGLDCKGYSHESAMRIAANVVIYATLP
- a CDS encoding DUF1559 family PulG-like putative transporter: MRPHPPAGDARGFTLIELLVVIAIIGVLIALLLPAVQSARESARRAQCTNNLKQIGLALANYESSLGGFPPGRLHPDRTDSAGGPVTSQYSSYASTPGNWTGNVSVHRHILNFMEQANAYNAMNFSVPNSNRLTVNGVVSNPNYTAYNVAFNTFICPSDANTGRVVGENNYRYNFGGSFTHGGASDWSNNADRGALGNGAFTYGPSIASSGFKDGLSNTVTFSERIKGSGLDLRSAPPTKADMITSPRRQTGPISLEERDLQFQACASYLPVPDTNGFHFNSMGRFLDGSDYVNGWPTSAYCGSIYNHVAPPNWKGQDCGMASAIADVPGEHAIVSARSDHPGGVNVLLGDGSVRFVKDSVNLEAWRALGTRNGGEVISADQF
- a CDS encoding hydroxyacid dehydrogenase, yielding MADRPRIFMMTTMHEDGMRLLHEAGEVVMTPSLDRAVLLEGVAGADAIVTRTYGTIDAELLDAAGPRLRVVGRHGVGVDHVDVPAATERGILVVSTPGANKEAVAEHVFAFMIGLSKHFPLQMASLREGRFMDRTKHMGRDIFEKTIGIVGFGNVGRVVGRIAHAAFSMRVLYNDIVPAPEDVENAAGALRVDFETALLEADYVTMHVPLDEGTRGMIDRRALSLMRPDAILINTCRGPVVDERAVAEALDAGKLWGYGADVFAEEPPPADHPLIGRPDVMLTPHSAAQTVESLRNMATWVAEDVSRVLRGDPPLRPYNDPETVSANRSRRPGVVG